The Salvia miltiorrhiza cultivar Shanhuang (shh) chromosome 1, IMPLAD_Smil_shh, whole genome shotgun sequence genome has a window encoding:
- the LOC131026232 gene encoding protein TPX2-like isoform X5 yields the protein MEEEMVEHAADKEEVEYTFTAYEIDLDYEFDAARFFDFEHDESPVQARQAELWFDSAGSYPPSPFVANLVPREGILLENINISPKSKGVESMNLSESDSDVEAGHEIMAMNYADVEEGKDQGTSCTVHIDSQNQIQNRPQNLPSGLTFYNHMANTVKSETQSKLSMKPIYPRSSTLMKPTASQLAKQNRPFPAGPSRSNIRVFEKTSKSSATGCVIENQAAKRQKLEGGLLRKVAGAVQLQETNFVHKAPKRDGILDCPRQTKPRITIPRDQHLETARRAQRLRSNSNKDEKDTSAVGRFKALPLNRKILEAPSLLPKRSIPHQPAFQEFHLKTLERAAQHGSAAFKSTGLSNHSDKGLHKYTSNITKDCGNEVPGRYSTVCTASRADASQSSQQCFKALPLNKKILTSKGDIGIFRNSKKETTVPMEFNFQTEKRCHDNPLTGLFNKLSLAASEAQVTNFESRVPCSISTHAKRTDGVASSKEIR from the exons atggaagaagaaatGGTGGAACATGCTGCGGATAAGGAGGAGGTCGAATACACTTTCACGGCGTATGAGATTGATCTGGACTACGAGTTCGACGCGGCTCGCTTCTTCGACTTCGAGCATGACGAGTCGCCTGTCCAGGCACGCCAAGCCGAGCTCTGGTTCGATTCCGCCGGAAGTTATCCGCCGTCTC CTTTCGTGGCAAATCTAGTTCCAAGAGAAGGGATATTGTTGGAAAACATTAATATCTCCCCCAAATCTAAAGGTGTGGAGAGCATGAACTTGTCTGAGAGTGACTCTGATGTTGAGGCAGGCCATGAAATTATGGCTATGAACTATGCTG ATGTTGAAGAAGGGAAAGATCAGGGAACTTCCTGCACTGTACATATTGACAGCCAGAATCAGATTCAAAACCGACCCCAAAATTTACCCTCAG GATTAACATTTTACAATCATATGGCAAATACTGTAAAGTCAGAAACTCAAAGTAAGCTGTCCATGAAGCCCATTTATCCAAGGTCTTCGACTCTTATGAAGCCAACAGCGAGTCAATTAGCCAAGCAAAATCGTCCTTTTCCGGCTGGTCCTTCTAG GTCAAATATACGTGTCTTTGAGAAGACATCTAAAAGCTCAGCTACTGGTTGTGTGATTGAAAATCAAGCAGCTAAAAGACAAAAACTCGAAGGTGGTCTTCTGCGGAAG GTTGCGGGGGCTGTTCAGCTGCAGGAGACTAATTTTGTTCATAAGGCGCCGAAGCGG GATGGAATCCTAGATTGTCCAAGACAAACTAAGCCAAGGATCACTATTCCTAGAGATCAACATCTTGAGACTGCACGCAGGGCCCAAAGATTAAG ATCAAATAGCAATAAAGATGAAAAAGACACTTCAGCTGTTGGTAGATTCAAAGCTCTCCCACTAAATAGAAAA ATTCTTGAAGCCCCATCTTTGCTCCCAAAGAGAAGCATCCCTCATCAACCAGCTTTTCAA GAATTCCACTTGAAAACTTTAGAGAGGGCTGCACAACATGGCTCAGCCGCTTTCAAATCCACAGGCCTTTCCAATCATTCTGATAAG GGCTTGCACAAATACACATCTAACATAACTAAAGATTGTGGAAATGAGGTACCTGGAAG ATACAGCACTGTGTGTACTGCCTCTAGGGCAGATGCTAGCCAGTCATCTCAGCAGTGCTTTAAAGCTCTTCCCCTCAATAAGAAG ATATTGACAAGCAAAGGTGACATTGGAATTTTCAGGAATAGTAAGAAGGAAACTACAGTGCCAATG GAATTCAATTTCCAAACAGAGAAGAGATGCCATGATAATCCTCTTACCGGACTATTCAACAAg CTCTCACTGGCAGCATCTGAGGCACAAGTTACTAATTTTGAGTCTAGAGTGCCGTGCTCTATCAGCACACATGCAAAG AGAACGGATGGGGTAGCTTCCAGCAAGGAAATCAG ATAA
- the LOC131026232 gene encoding protein TPX2-like isoform X3: protein MEEEMVEHAADKEEVEYTFTAYEIDLDYEFDAARFFDFEHDESPVQARQAELWFDSAGSYPPSPFVANLVPREGILLENINISPKSKGVESMNLSESDSDVEAGHEIMAMNYADVEEGKDQGTSCTVHIDSQNQIQNRPQNLPSGLTFYNHMANTVKSETQSKLSMKPIYPRSSTLMKPTASQLAKQNRPFPAGPSRSNIRVFEKTSKSSATGCVIENQAAKRQKLEGGLLRKVAGAVQLQETNFVHKAPKRDGILDCPRQTKPRITIPRDQHLETARRAQRLRSNSNKDEKDTSAVGRFKALPLNRKILEAPSLLPKRSIPHQPAFQEFHLKTLERAAQHGSAAFKSTGLSNHSDKGLHKYTSNITKDCGNEVPGRYSTVCTASRADASQSSQQCFKALPLNKKILTSKGDIGIFRNSKKETTVPMEFNFQTEKRCHDNPLTGLFNKLSLAASEAQVTNFESRVPCSISTHAKRTDGVASSKEISIADIGRLSSQLPQCYRHN, encoded by the exons atggaagaagaaatGGTGGAACATGCTGCGGATAAGGAGGAGGTCGAATACACTTTCACGGCGTATGAGATTGATCTGGACTACGAGTTCGACGCGGCTCGCTTCTTCGACTTCGAGCATGACGAGTCGCCTGTCCAGGCACGCCAAGCCGAGCTCTGGTTCGATTCCGCCGGAAGTTATCCGCCGTCTC CTTTCGTGGCAAATCTAGTTCCAAGAGAAGGGATATTGTTGGAAAACATTAATATCTCCCCCAAATCTAAAGGTGTGGAGAGCATGAACTTGTCTGAGAGTGACTCTGATGTTGAGGCAGGCCATGAAATTATGGCTATGAACTATGCTG ATGTTGAAGAAGGGAAAGATCAGGGAACTTCCTGCACTGTACATATTGACAGCCAGAATCAGATTCAAAACCGACCCCAAAATTTACCCTCAG GATTAACATTTTACAATCATATGGCAAATACTGTAAAGTCAGAAACTCAAAGTAAGCTGTCCATGAAGCCCATTTATCCAAGGTCTTCGACTCTTATGAAGCCAACAGCGAGTCAATTAGCCAAGCAAAATCGTCCTTTTCCGGCTGGTCCTTCTAG GTCAAATATACGTGTCTTTGAGAAGACATCTAAAAGCTCAGCTACTGGTTGTGTGATTGAAAATCAAGCAGCTAAAAGACAAAAACTCGAAGGTGGTCTTCTGCGGAAG GTTGCGGGGGCTGTTCAGCTGCAGGAGACTAATTTTGTTCATAAGGCGCCGAAGCGG GATGGAATCCTAGATTGTCCAAGACAAACTAAGCCAAGGATCACTATTCCTAGAGATCAACATCTTGAGACTGCACGCAGGGCCCAAAGATTAAG ATCAAATAGCAATAAAGATGAAAAAGACACTTCAGCTGTTGGTAGATTCAAAGCTCTCCCACTAAATAGAAAA ATTCTTGAAGCCCCATCTTTGCTCCCAAAGAGAAGCATCCCTCATCAACCAGCTTTTCAA GAATTCCACTTGAAAACTTTAGAGAGGGCTGCACAACATGGCTCAGCCGCTTTCAAATCCACAGGCCTTTCCAATCATTCTGATAAG GGCTTGCACAAATACACATCTAACATAACTAAAGATTGTGGAAATGAGGTACCTGGAAG ATACAGCACTGTGTGTACTGCCTCTAGGGCAGATGCTAGCCAGTCATCTCAGCAGTGCTTTAAAGCTCTTCCCCTCAATAAGAAG ATATTGACAAGCAAAGGTGACATTGGAATTTTCAGGAATAGTAAGAAGGAAACTACAGTGCCAATG GAATTCAATTTCCAAACAGAGAAGAGATGCCATGATAATCCTCTTACCGGACTATTCAACAAg CTCTCACTGGCAGCATCTGAGGCACAAGTTACTAATTTTGAGTCTAGAGTGCCGTGCTCTATCAGCACACATGCAAAG AGAACGGATGGGGTAGCTTCCAGCAAGGAAATCAG TATTGCTGATATTGGAAGACTTTCGAGTCAATTGCCACAATGTTACAGACACAACTGA
- the LOC131026232 gene encoding protein TPX2-like isoform X4, translated as MEEEMVEHAADKEEVEYTFTAYEIDLDYEFDAARFFDFEHDESPVQARQAELWFDSAGSYPPSPFVANLVPREGILLENINISPKSKGVESMNLSESDSDVEAGHEIMAMNYADVEEGKDQGTSCTVHIDSQNQIQNRPQNLPSGLTFYNHMANTVKSETQSKLSMKPIYPRSSTLMKPTASQLAKQNRPFPAGPSRSNIRVFEKTSKSSATGCVIENQAAKRQKLEGGLLRKVAGAVQLQETNFVHKAPKRDGILDCPRQTKPRITIPRDQHLETARRAQRLRSNSNKDEKDTSAVGRFKALPLNRKILEAPSLLPKRSIPHQPAFQEFHLKTLERAAQHGSAAFKSTGLSNHSDKGLHKYTSNITKDCGNEVPGRYSTVCTASRADASQSSQQCFKALPLNKKILTSKGDIGIFRNSKKETTVPMEFNFQTEKRCHDNPLTGLFNKLSLAASEAQVTNFESRVPCSISTHAKGSKENGWGSFQQGNQYC; from the exons atggaagaagaaatGGTGGAACATGCTGCGGATAAGGAGGAGGTCGAATACACTTTCACGGCGTATGAGATTGATCTGGACTACGAGTTCGACGCGGCTCGCTTCTTCGACTTCGAGCATGACGAGTCGCCTGTCCAGGCACGCCAAGCCGAGCTCTGGTTCGATTCCGCCGGAAGTTATCCGCCGTCTC CTTTCGTGGCAAATCTAGTTCCAAGAGAAGGGATATTGTTGGAAAACATTAATATCTCCCCCAAATCTAAAGGTGTGGAGAGCATGAACTTGTCTGAGAGTGACTCTGATGTTGAGGCAGGCCATGAAATTATGGCTATGAACTATGCTG ATGTTGAAGAAGGGAAAGATCAGGGAACTTCCTGCACTGTACATATTGACAGCCAGAATCAGATTCAAAACCGACCCCAAAATTTACCCTCAG GATTAACATTTTACAATCATATGGCAAATACTGTAAAGTCAGAAACTCAAAGTAAGCTGTCCATGAAGCCCATTTATCCAAGGTCTTCGACTCTTATGAAGCCAACAGCGAGTCAATTAGCCAAGCAAAATCGTCCTTTTCCGGCTGGTCCTTCTAG GTCAAATATACGTGTCTTTGAGAAGACATCTAAAAGCTCAGCTACTGGTTGTGTGATTGAAAATCAAGCAGCTAAAAGACAAAAACTCGAAGGTGGTCTTCTGCGGAAG GTTGCGGGGGCTGTTCAGCTGCAGGAGACTAATTTTGTTCATAAGGCGCCGAAGCGG GATGGAATCCTAGATTGTCCAAGACAAACTAAGCCAAGGATCACTATTCCTAGAGATCAACATCTTGAGACTGCACGCAGGGCCCAAAGATTAAG ATCAAATAGCAATAAAGATGAAAAAGACACTTCAGCTGTTGGTAGATTCAAAGCTCTCCCACTAAATAGAAAA ATTCTTGAAGCCCCATCTTTGCTCCCAAAGAGAAGCATCCCTCATCAACCAGCTTTTCAA GAATTCCACTTGAAAACTTTAGAGAGGGCTGCACAACATGGCTCAGCCGCTTTCAAATCCACAGGCCTTTCCAATCATTCTGATAAG GGCTTGCACAAATACACATCTAACATAACTAAAGATTGTGGAAATGAGGTACCTGGAAG ATACAGCACTGTGTGTACTGCCTCTAGGGCAGATGCTAGCCAGTCATCTCAGCAGTGCTTTAAAGCTCTTCCCCTCAATAAGAAG ATATTGACAAGCAAAGGTGACATTGGAATTTTCAGGAATAGTAAGAAGGAAACTACAGTGCCAATG GAATTCAATTTCCAAACAGAGAAGAGATGCCATGATAATCCTCTTACCGGACTATTCAACAAg CTCTCACTGGCAGCATCTGAGGCACAAGTTACTAATTTTGAGTCTAGAGTGCCGTGCTCTATCAGCACACATGCAAAG GGCTCAAAAGAGAACGGATGGGGTAGCTTCCAGCAAGGAAATCAG TATTGCTGA
- the LOC131026232 gene encoding protein TPX2-like isoform X1 encodes MEEEMVEHAADKEEVEYTFTAYEIDLDYEFDAARFFDFEHDESPVQARQAELWFDSAGSYPPSPFVANLVPREGILLENINISPKSKGVESMNLSESDSDVEAGHEIMAMNYADVEEGKDQGTSCTVHIDSQNQIQNRPQNLPSGLTFYNHMANTVKSETQSKLSMKPIYPRSSTLMKPTASQLAKQNRPFPAGPSRSNIRVFEKTSKSSATGCVIENQAAKRQKLEGGLLRKVAGAVQLQETNFVHKAPKRDGILDCPRQTKPRITIPRDQHLETARRAQRLRSNSNKDEKDTSAVGRFKALPLNRKILEAPSLLPKRSIPHQPAFQEFHLKTLERAAQHGSAAFKSTGLSNHSDKGLHKYTSNITKDCGNEVPGRYSTVCTASRADASQSSQQCFKALPLNKKILTSKGDIGIFRNSKKETTVPMEFNFQTEKRCHDNPLTGLFNKLSLAASEAQVTNFESRVPCSISTHAKGSKENGWGSFQQGNQIKPPAKLKPPLLEGKMQFSGSHLKNEVISWSKPIR; translated from the exons atggaagaagaaatGGTGGAACATGCTGCGGATAAGGAGGAGGTCGAATACACTTTCACGGCGTATGAGATTGATCTGGACTACGAGTTCGACGCGGCTCGCTTCTTCGACTTCGAGCATGACGAGTCGCCTGTCCAGGCACGCCAAGCCGAGCTCTGGTTCGATTCCGCCGGAAGTTATCCGCCGTCTC CTTTCGTGGCAAATCTAGTTCCAAGAGAAGGGATATTGTTGGAAAACATTAATATCTCCCCCAAATCTAAAGGTGTGGAGAGCATGAACTTGTCTGAGAGTGACTCTGATGTTGAGGCAGGCCATGAAATTATGGCTATGAACTATGCTG ATGTTGAAGAAGGGAAAGATCAGGGAACTTCCTGCACTGTACATATTGACAGCCAGAATCAGATTCAAAACCGACCCCAAAATTTACCCTCAG GATTAACATTTTACAATCATATGGCAAATACTGTAAAGTCAGAAACTCAAAGTAAGCTGTCCATGAAGCCCATTTATCCAAGGTCTTCGACTCTTATGAAGCCAACAGCGAGTCAATTAGCCAAGCAAAATCGTCCTTTTCCGGCTGGTCCTTCTAG GTCAAATATACGTGTCTTTGAGAAGACATCTAAAAGCTCAGCTACTGGTTGTGTGATTGAAAATCAAGCAGCTAAAAGACAAAAACTCGAAGGTGGTCTTCTGCGGAAG GTTGCGGGGGCTGTTCAGCTGCAGGAGACTAATTTTGTTCATAAGGCGCCGAAGCGG GATGGAATCCTAGATTGTCCAAGACAAACTAAGCCAAGGATCACTATTCCTAGAGATCAACATCTTGAGACTGCACGCAGGGCCCAAAGATTAAG ATCAAATAGCAATAAAGATGAAAAAGACACTTCAGCTGTTGGTAGATTCAAAGCTCTCCCACTAAATAGAAAA ATTCTTGAAGCCCCATCTTTGCTCCCAAAGAGAAGCATCCCTCATCAACCAGCTTTTCAA GAATTCCACTTGAAAACTTTAGAGAGGGCTGCACAACATGGCTCAGCCGCTTTCAAATCCACAGGCCTTTCCAATCATTCTGATAAG GGCTTGCACAAATACACATCTAACATAACTAAAGATTGTGGAAATGAGGTACCTGGAAG ATACAGCACTGTGTGTACTGCCTCTAGGGCAGATGCTAGCCAGTCATCTCAGCAGTGCTTTAAAGCTCTTCCCCTCAATAAGAAG ATATTGACAAGCAAAGGTGACATTGGAATTTTCAGGAATAGTAAGAAGGAAACTACAGTGCCAATG GAATTCAATTTCCAAACAGAGAAGAGATGCCATGATAATCCTCTTACCGGACTATTCAACAAg CTCTCACTGGCAGCATCTGAGGCACAAGTTACTAATTTTGAGTCTAGAGTGCCGTGCTCTATCAGCACACATGCAAAG GGCTCAAAAGAGAACGGATGGGGTAGCTTCCAGCAAGGAAATCAG ATAAAACCACCTGCAAAACTGAAACCGCCTTTGCTGGAAGGGAAGATGCAATTTAGTGGCAGCCACCTAAAAAATGAAGTCATTAGCTG GAGTAAACCCATTCGGTGA
- the LOC131026232 gene encoding protein TPX2-like isoform X2 has translation MEEEMVEHAADKEEVEYTFTAYEIDLDYEFDAARFFDFEHDESPVQARQAELWFDSAGSYPPSPFVANLVPREGILLENINISPKSKGVESMNLSESDSDVEAGHEIMAMNYADVEEGKDQGTSCTVHIDSQNQIQNRPQNLPSGLTFYNHMANTVKSETQSKLSMKPIYPRSSTLMKPTASQLAKQNRPFPAGPSRSNIRVFEKTSKSSATGCVIENQAAKRQKLEGGLLRKVAGAVQLQETNFVHKAPKRDGILDCPRQTKPRITIPRDQHLETARRAQRLRSNSNKDEKDTSAVGRFKALPLNRKILEAPSLLPKRSIPHQPAFQEFHLKTLERAAQHGSAAFKSTGLSNHSDKGLHKYTSNITKDCGNEVPGRYSTVCTASRADASQSSQQCFKALPLNKKILTSKGDIGIFRNSKKETTVPMEFNFQTEKRCHDNPLTGLFNKLSLAASEAQVTNFESRVPCSISTHAKNHFLARAQKRTDGVASSKEISIADIGRLSSQLPQCYRHN, from the exons atggaagaagaaatGGTGGAACATGCTGCGGATAAGGAGGAGGTCGAATACACTTTCACGGCGTATGAGATTGATCTGGACTACGAGTTCGACGCGGCTCGCTTCTTCGACTTCGAGCATGACGAGTCGCCTGTCCAGGCACGCCAAGCCGAGCTCTGGTTCGATTCCGCCGGAAGTTATCCGCCGTCTC CTTTCGTGGCAAATCTAGTTCCAAGAGAAGGGATATTGTTGGAAAACATTAATATCTCCCCCAAATCTAAAGGTGTGGAGAGCATGAACTTGTCTGAGAGTGACTCTGATGTTGAGGCAGGCCATGAAATTATGGCTATGAACTATGCTG ATGTTGAAGAAGGGAAAGATCAGGGAACTTCCTGCACTGTACATATTGACAGCCAGAATCAGATTCAAAACCGACCCCAAAATTTACCCTCAG GATTAACATTTTACAATCATATGGCAAATACTGTAAAGTCAGAAACTCAAAGTAAGCTGTCCATGAAGCCCATTTATCCAAGGTCTTCGACTCTTATGAAGCCAACAGCGAGTCAATTAGCCAAGCAAAATCGTCCTTTTCCGGCTGGTCCTTCTAG GTCAAATATACGTGTCTTTGAGAAGACATCTAAAAGCTCAGCTACTGGTTGTGTGATTGAAAATCAAGCAGCTAAAAGACAAAAACTCGAAGGTGGTCTTCTGCGGAAG GTTGCGGGGGCTGTTCAGCTGCAGGAGACTAATTTTGTTCATAAGGCGCCGAAGCGG GATGGAATCCTAGATTGTCCAAGACAAACTAAGCCAAGGATCACTATTCCTAGAGATCAACATCTTGAGACTGCACGCAGGGCCCAAAGATTAAG ATCAAATAGCAATAAAGATGAAAAAGACACTTCAGCTGTTGGTAGATTCAAAGCTCTCCCACTAAATAGAAAA ATTCTTGAAGCCCCATCTTTGCTCCCAAAGAGAAGCATCCCTCATCAACCAGCTTTTCAA GAATTCCACTTGAAAACTTTAGAGAGGGCTGCACAACATGGCTCAGCCGCTTTCAAATCCACAGGCCTTTCCAATCATTCTGATAAG GGCTTGCACAAATACACATCTAACATAACTAAAGATTGTGGAAATGAGGTACCTGGAAG ATACAGCACTGTGTGTACTGCCTCTAGGGCAGATGCTAGCCAGTCATCTCAGCAGTGCTTTAAAGCTCTTCCCCTCAATAAGAAG ATATTGACAAGCAAAGGTGACATTGGAATTTTCAGGAATAGTAAGAAGGAAACTACAGTGCCAATG GAATTCAATTTCCAAACAGAGAAGAGATGCCATGATAATCCTCTTACCGGACTATTCAACAAg CTCTCACTGGCAGCATCTGAGGCACAAGTTACTAATTTTGAGTCTAGAGTGCCGTGCTCTATCAGCACACATGCAAAG AATCATTTTCTTGCTAGGGCTCAAAAGAGAACGGATGGGGTAGCTTCCAGCAAGGAAATCAG TATTGCTGATATTGGAAGACTTTCGAGTCAATTGCCACAATGTTACAGACACAACTGA